The Silene latifolia isolate original U9 population chromosome Y, ASM4854445v1, whole genome shotgun sequence sequence tttttttgtttgtgcATGTTGTAGGTTGATTGTTTTTCTGACTTTTTGGAGACAAGGAAAACAGCAAAAGAAGGAGTTCTCATTAACACATTTACATTCGTGAatgttgattttgaatggaaaGCGAATGTCAAGGCTGATAAGGAATCGGGATttttcaccatgtttcacatgctCACATATGAAGGGAAGCACGAGCAAGGATTGTATGCGGTTAAGAAGAAAGTTGAGAGGATTCCTATATGGCTTGAGATGGTGGCTATTTTGTTAATGTCAGATGTCAACGAGTCAAGAGCGTCTCTTTTGGAAGAAGTGGAAATTTTGAGGCGGAGTATATTGGAAGTAGAGAAAGAACTTTTAAAAGACAGAAGATCAGGGAGGAAAAGGGTTAAAAAAAGATCATTCATCGGTCCTTCTCGTGAAACACATAAAAGAACAATTGATTGATTATAGATGGATTTAGCAAACAATTCTAGATGGATTTTGTTGGATAATCTAATATTTTAGATAGCTGTTATTGATTGACTGAACAAATTTGATGTAGCTGTTATTGATTGACTGAACAAGTTAGTGTTTTTGTAATGCCTTGAAGCTGTATTGTAATATCTCTAGacagttattcaaatgatcaaatgcaattattttaaagctttcATGTAGCTAattattgtaaagcgtttgcccaattattttaaagcatacctctgattattttaaagctctcatgtatctgattattgtaaagctcctccccaattattttaaagcatatctttgattattgtaacaaattggcaagtgcaaagcattatcaattacagtaaagcattatcaaattaatatttttatgGAAAAAAATCAGAACGATTGCAAATAAACTCAGCATCAATTATTATAAAGCataattgtaattattgtatagttttcacatgattattcagttattcaaatgatcaaatgcaattattttaaagctttcatgtagctgattattgtaaagcctttgcccaattattgtaaagcatacctctggttattttaaagctctcatgtatctgattattgtaaagctcttcccaaattattttaaagcatatccttgattattttaacaaattggcaagtgtaaagcattatcaattactgtaaagcattatcaaattaatatatttatggaaaaaaatcagaacaatttcaaataaactcaacatcaattattgtaaagcataattgtgattatgctatagttttcacatgattattgtaatagcgcaaggtattattaaatgaacaaaatcagaacaattgcaaaaAAATTCAACATCAATTAATGTAAAGCATAACTTTGATTATTGTAAAAGTCTAACACACTTATTGTAAAGTATACCCCTGATTATTTGTAAAAAAGTCTAACACAATTATTTTGCAATCTTGCGGTTATTGTAAAGGATAATATGGATTATTTTAAAACGGAATCTGGATTATTTTAAAGCGTAAtgcatttttcattcttcttcttcatcttcatcctccatttcattttcctcttcatcttcttcctccaaaGCATGCTCAGCAAACGGATTTAGACAGTTTCGCTTGTCATGGTGTCCCATTTGTTTACAGTTATTACATAGCCTCTTCGGTTTGCTCGCCTTCTCAATTGCCTTATCCTTGTTTGATTTCATTCTCATGCCGCTTCCTTTGTTTTTTGCAATCTTTGGTGGAAGAACAGTAATATTTGATTTTGCTGAACAACCTAAGAGCATTTCCAGTTCTTGATCCTTTGTCAAGCTCTCTTTGGTTGGATTTATTTTCTCTCGTAATTGTAAAAGCATCAAACTTAGctccttgatttgattttcaggcatcgagttaagaacacttattgttgcataaaactctgaccatacccttgataattccaactttctcaaatcagtgggatcgtagtcttgcaataactttccatccagtccatacaaaggctttctatatgatttcttcGTCCATCTAGTTTCGATGTCTTTGCTCCGGTATGCTTTGCAGTCCTTTTCCCGATATAATCCATATAATGTGTTTACAAAGGATTCCTTTCCTCTCAAACATCTTGCACGTACATGTTGTTTCCTTTGATTCATTATTGTGAGCAACTGCATTCTGTGTAGTTATTTTAAAAGGCAAACATAGTTATTATATAGTTCAACATGAATTATTTTATGCAGACTAGCAATTAACACCAAGGTAGAAGTCCTTCAgtttttttatgtttaatataatgttacaaagtagttttcacatgattattaagttatttaaatgatcaaatgcaattattttaaagcttttcatgtagctgattattgtaaagcgtttgcccaattattgtaaagcaaacctctgattattttaaagctctgatgtatctgattattgtaaagctcttcccaaattattttaaagcatatccttgattattgtaacaaattggcaagtgtaaagcattatcaattactgtaaagcattatcaaattaatatatttatgggaaaaaaatcagaacaattgcaaataaactcaacatcaattattttaaagcataattgtgattattgtatagttttcacatgatttttTTGATGGTAAAACACGGTTATTGTATTCTTTTATCACAGTTATTGTATGTTAAAGTAAAAAGACAATTATGTTTATAAAATTGAATAACCTGGAATATTCTATGCTTCCTGTAGGCATCTTCAACATTTATAATGTGCATGTTTCCTTGCTCAGAAAACCCCCTAACGGCACACGAACAAGGAGCCATTTGCACTTGCTCTTGGAACTCCTAGAAAACagtatgtgtgtagattttagagGCATGTTTTTCAATCATAGTCTTAGAAGAAACCTGTGGCAATGTGCTGTCACTTGCAGCATCAAGAAATCTATGATTATAGCGTTGTTGTTCCATTGCACTATGAAAACACAACCAAAATTCTACAAGTGTGCCATCTATGCTATCAAATCTTTTGAAATAACTGTTTTgactctctgatctttgtgtaGTCTTCAAATGGCAGCCTAAAGGCAAATCCCTAAAGTAAGCAGGTATCCATTTGTGCCTTTTGCCATACATCTATGTCAACCAAGTATTATCATTCAACTCAAAGTCTTTAATCAATTGagtccatttttcttcaaactCAATGGGTTCCAAGTCAGTATCCCAAACAACTCCGCATATCCGCTCAACAAAGTCAGTCTCCTTATAAATTTGTGACTCAACTTTATCGGTAAGttttttcattatatgccacatgcagtaaCGATTTCTTTCTTGCTTGAATACAGAACGCACCCCAAGTTTAATTGCCGGATCTTGATCAGTAAGAATGCACTGAGGTTCCTTGTTGTCCATACAATAAAGGAACTTCTTAAACACCCAAATGAATGACCCATCGTTCTCATGATCGACAAGTGCGGAAAAAGTCACTGATTTTTGTGGTTGTCAACACCAGTGAATGGGGTGAAGGCCATGTGGTACTTGTTAGTACCGTAAGTAGGATCAAAGGTGATGGTGTCCCCAAACAAGGAATAATTCATTCTTGCTTGTGCATCTGCCCAAAAGATTTTAGCCAAACAATTATCCTCATAAACTTGGTAAGCATAGTAAAAGCCATCTTGTGATTCAGAAAGTGCCTTTAAATAATCGAGAATCATGTCAGCATCCTTCTCACctatataacatttaatatttcttttGAAGTTCTTGAATTCTGTGAAAGATGCACCAATGTTTGCATACCCATTTGATTGTTCTGCCAGAATTCTAAAAGTCTTGGTAGCCCCGATGTTGAGTTtacaattgttaacaattgtcTACTTCATGTAAAGGTTAAGTGTTCCTTACGTTTTTATGGAATTCCCGTTCTTTGAGTGAGCAGAGTCTGTGATTATGACCTTCATAAAACGTATCAATAGCATACCCTATTAGCTCCTTAAGGTCATTGAATACAGCACAAAACCGTATTTTTGCCTTGCAACCaaatcttgttatttttgttttctttggctCTCCAGaccttttcctcttctttttctcttctatgttttcaaattcaacaacaggtttgagTTTTTTGCGATCCTCTTTGAATCCATGTCTGTTGCAGACCATTGATTTTTTGTCTATCAAACCATCACAGAATCTTGTTTGTGTGTACTTTCTTGGTATGAAACCACAAGCCACATCATATAAATTGTAAAACTCTATTGCCTCCTCCAGCTTTACAAACATTAACCCCAGAGCAGGTTTGAAACCATTTTCTACCATCCTATTCCACTCCTCACTGCCACCTGGAGTATATCTCAATCCCAGATTATGGATAGTATTTTCTCCCTGTTTCGACGCAACAAAGTGAGGTGTAGAAAAAGTTGTTGCATTGGTAGTATTAATTTCAATGCCTGGAAACATTAAAACAGGAGAACTGTTATGGTATTATTAATTTCAATATCTTAGATTttatacaaaacaaaacaatacaacCTCTGCAGCAGCAGTTTTTTTAACGTTAttatgcagttattgtattatacaaatgcaattattctatcagagaggggagtgttttagtgaaattggtagcctagtccaccacaatacacacacagttattttaatgtagtattaaagttatttcattattatagagtagttattgtaaggatttttttgtcagatcctataaaCTAGTATTTATTATGAAAGAAACAATCTCTGCTACAgcagttattttaatgttataatgcagttattgtattatacaaatgcaattattctatcagagaggggagggttttagtgaaattggtagcctagtccaccacaatgcgcacacagttattttaatgtagtattaaagttatttcattattaaagagtagttattgtaaggatttttttgtcagatcctataaactagtatttattatgaaaaaaacaaTATCTGCTACAAcaattattttaacgttataatgcagttattgtattatacaaatgcaattattctatcagagaggggagggttttagtggaattggtagcctagtccaccacaacgcacacacagttattttaatgtagtattaaagttatt is a genomic window containing:
- the LOC141632367 gene encoding protein FAR-RED IMPAIRED RESPONSE 1-like, which gives rise to MYGKRHKWIPAYFRDLPLGCHLKTTQRSESQNSYFKRFDSIDGTLVEFWLCFHSAMEQQRYNHRFLDAASDSTLPQEFQEQVQMAPCSCAVRGFSEQGNMHIINVEDAYRKHRIFQNAVAHNNESKETTCTCKMFERKGILCKHIIWIISGKGLQSIPEQRHRN